The Fulvivirga maritima genome segment CATAGTCCTTGCCGATGAAATTAACCGTACTCCTCCTAAAACTCAGGCTGCTTTGCTAGAGTCTATGCAGGAATATGCGGTGACCATTGCCGGGAAAAAATATGACTTAGATAGGCCATTTTTCGTTTTAGCTACTCAAAACCCAATAGAGCAAGAAGGTACATATCCTCTACCTGAGGCACAGCTAGACCGATTTATGTTCAATGTATTACTAGACTACCCTGCTTACGAAAAAGAGGTGGATATAGTAAAAAACACTACTTCAGAGATCAAAACTACTGTAAGCCATGTCTTGTCAGCTGAAGAAATCAACTTCTTTCAACAGCTGGTACGCAAAGTGCCGGTTACTGACAACGTGGTAGAATATGCAGTGGAATTAGTTCATAAAACAAGGCCTAACTCTGAAAAAGCCACTTCTATAACTAATGATTACCTGGAATGGGGTGCCGGACCAAGGGCATCTCAATACCTGGTTATAGGTGCCAAATGTAATGCCTTACTAAATGGAAAATACTCACCTGATATAGAGGACGTAATAGCTGTAGCCAAACCTACTCTTAGACACAGAATAGTTAGAAACTTTAAGGCAGAAGCTGACGGTGTATCCGTGGATAATATAATAGATCAGTTGATAGCTAAATAATAATAGCCAGATCTAACACAAAATGAAACCTCTTGATGACATGCTTATCAAGAGGTTTTTTATTTATAAAATTTCGTCTGTAACGGTGAGCGAACGAACGGTGAGGTAAGTAGCGTACTCTCTTAGCGGAAATTGAGATGGCCCACCAATGGGGTTGCCTGTATCAAAACTAAACTGAGACTGGCAACAAGGGCAAAATATATATAGGCCTGAGCTGTGCACACTCACTGTAGCACAAGCCTCATAAGGATGGTAAGGACAATTTTGCTCATAGGCATGATATTCTGTAGCACTAGACCTGTAGACAATAATACCTCGCACGCCTTCATCAAGAATATAATAACCTCCATCAAAAGATAGTGAATTAAACTGCGGCAGATCCAGGTTCATATACACATCAGGAAAACCACTATACGGCATTTCATCCTGATACCCCTCTTCTCCACAACCTGAGAACAAGCCAAAGGCAAACACCACAATAAGTAATAAGTATCTATTCATAATTATAAAAACCTTTGCCTGATTTACGGCCGTTATGTCCTGCATTTACCTTTTGCTCCTGTATCCTATTCGGCCTGAATTTAGCATTATAGTAAAATGCTTCATACATAGATTGAGTAACAGAAAAGTTAGTATCAACACCAATTAAATCCATCAACCTGAAAGGCCCCATACGAAAGCCTGAAGCCTCCATAAGCCTGTCAACACCTTCTACATCAGACACCCCTTCTTCGATGATTTTAAGGCTCTCTACGTAAAAATGTCGAGCCACCCTATTCACTATAAACCCAGGAGAATCTTTAGCTAATACAGGCGTCTTATCTAGTCTCTCAACGAATGCCTTAGTAACGTCTAGCACATGAGGCTCAGTACTGCTACCCGCTATTACTTCTACCAACTTCATAATATGGGCCGGGTTGAAGAAATGAACTCCCACTACCCGCTCTGGATGAGCCAGAGTTGAAGCAATTTTAGTAATAGGAATAGAAGATGTATTAGTGGCTAGAATAGTGTTGGTACTATTGATATCTTCAAGCTGCTGAAAAAGCTTTTGTTTCACCTCCAACTTCTCCAAAACCGCCTCAATAATAAGATCTGCCCTCAGATCATTTATTTCTGTAATAAAAGAAAGGTTACTTAAAGCCTCTTCCTTTTGACTTTCAGTAACCTTTCCTTTTTCTATTCCTTTATTGAAGTTGCTTATGATACTTTTTTCAGCATCTTTAAGCGCCTCCTCATTAATATCAAACAAAGCAGTTTTGAAGCCGGCTGCAGCACAAACTTGCGCAATGCCTAACCCCATAGTTCCTGCCCCTACTATGCCTACGGTTTTTATATCATCAACCGCATGCAGCATTTAATGAAGTGTTTTAAATTGCTGTAAGAAGCGCACATCATTTTCAGTATACAGACGTAGATCATTCACTCTGAACTTGAGCTGAGTAATACGCTCTACTCCCATACCAAATGCAAAACCGGTATATTCTTCAGGATCAATATCACAATTGGCCAATACGTTAGGATCTACCATCCCAGAACCACCAATTTCTACCCAGCCTGTATATTTACATAACTGGCATCCATCTCCTTTACAGATCTGACATGAGATATCTATTTCTGCACTAGGCTCTGTAAAAGGAAAATAAGATGGTCTGAAACGTACTTTTGTATCCTTACCGAACATCTCCTTAGCGAAATGATATAAGGTTTGTTTAAGGTCAACAAAGCTTACGTTTTTATCTACGTAAAGTCCTTCTACCTGATGAAAAACACAATGAGCCCTGGCTGATATAGCTTCGTTTCTATACACCCTACCAGGCATAATAGACCTTAAAGGAGGCTTTTGGTTAGCCATAAGCCTCACTTGCACACCAGAAGTATGCGTTCTTAAAAGCATATCAGGGTTTCTCTCTATAAAGAAAGTATCCTGCATTTCTCTTGCTGGGTGATTTTCAGGGAAATTAAGTGCAGTAAAATTATGGAAATCATCCTCTATCTCAGGACCATCAGATACATTAAAACCAATTCTTTCAAAGATCTGAATAATCTGATTTCTAACATAAGTTAAAGGATGCATGCTTCCTAAGCCCGCTCCAGCAGGAGGTAAGCTAAGGTCTCCATGCTGCTCTGATCCTTCAGAACCAGAAGATTCTAATTGATCAATAAGCTCTTTAAACTTATTTTGAGCTGCTTGCTTCACCTCATTAAGTTTCATTCCATAGGCCTTTTTTTGGTCATTAGGAACATCCTTAAGGCCTGCAAACAGTTCACCTACTACACTTTTTTTGCTGATAAAGCGCATACGAAATTGCTCCAGCTCATCTTGGCTAGAGGCGTTAGCGCTTCCAATCTCAGCTAATATTTCATCAACCTTCTCCTGCATATCTTAAATTATCATGCCTGCGGCTACAGTTTCATTAGTCGCTTCATCTATCAATATCACACTACCCGTAATGCGGTTTCTGCTGTATCTATCAAAGAACAATGGTCTTGTAGTACGCAAAGTTACGCGGGCAATATCATTCATTTTAATTTCCTTATCATCTTCAATACGGTGTAAAGTATTAACATTCACTTTGTATTGAATAGTTTTCACCATACATCTGGCATCATTTGTAGTATGTTTAATACCATACTTACCGTTAGGTACCATTGGCTTATCGTTCATCCAGCATAGCATAATATCTACATCCTGACCGATATTAGGTTTATTATTTTCCCTAACGATCATGTCTCCGCGGCTAATGTCAATGTCATCTTCCAGCTGGATAGTGACAGACATAGGTGCAAATGCTTCTTTCAACTCCCCATCATAAGCATCAATACTCTTGATCTTAGAAGAAAACCCTGAAGGTAATACCGTTACGTCATCCCCAGGTTTAAATACTCCACCTGCAATTCTACCTGCATAACCTCTGTAATCATGATGTTTATCAGACTGAGGTCTAATTACATACTGTACAGGGAAACGGCAATCAATATGGTTATGATCGCTACCAATGTGTATGTTTTCAAGCATGTACAATAATGTACCGCCTTTATGCCAAGGCATATTTTCAGATTCGTTCACTACGTTATCTCCCTTAAGAGCACTAATAGGAATAAATCTAATATCTTTAACATCTAGCTTAGCTGAGAAAGACTCAATGTCAGATTTTATTTTGTTATAAACGTCCTGACTGTAATCCACCAAGTCCATTTTGTTAATACAAAATACTACGTGAGGAATTCCTAGCAAAGAAGCTATAAATGTGTGTCTGTAAGTCTGCTCTACCACCCCGTTTCTGGCATCTACCAAGATCAGGGCCAGGTTAGCTGTAGATGCTCCTGTAACCATATTCCTGGTATACTGAATATGTCCTGGAGTATCTGCAATTATGAATTTTCTTTTTGGCGTAGCAAAGTATCTGTAAGCTACATCTATGGTAATACCTTGCTCTCTCTCTGCACGAAGCCCATCAGTAAGTAAAGCCAGGTTTACATTTTCATCTCCTTTTCTGCGGCTAGATTCTTCAATAGCCTCATATTGGTCTTGGAAGATAGACTTAGAATCATATAGAAGTCTACCTATCAGGGTACTTTTACCGTCATCTACACTTCCTGCTGTAGAGAAGCGCAGTAACTCCATATCTAAATATCCTTTGGATTCTGTATTATTATCGCTCATTAGTTTCTTTTATTTACTAAGATTTAGGGAATCTTAAATTTTGAGTATGCTTTTGTTTAAAGTGAAGAGATACTAAAAATAACCTTGCTTTTTACGATCTTCCATAGCTGCCTCTGATCTCTTATCATCTGATCGTGTACCACGCTCAGTAGACCTGGCTGCGGCTACTTCTTCTATAATATCTTCCAAAGTAGAAGCTGATGACTCTACTGCTCCAGTACAAGTCATATCACCTATGGTTCTAAATCTTACCACTTTCTTTTCAGCAGACTCTGTTTCCTTCATCTGAATGAAGTCGCAAGTAGCCATAATTACATTATCTCTAACAAACACATCTCTCTCATGAGCGAAATACAATGGAGGAAGCTCAATTTGCTCCTGTAAAATATATTGCCAAACATCCATCTCAGTCCAGTTACTAATAGGGAATACTCTAAAGTTTTCACCAAACTGTTTTCTTCCATTGAAAATATTCCAGATCTCAGGCCTCTGGTTTTTAGGATCCCACTGCCCAAATTCATCTCTGTGAGAGAAGAACCTTTCTTTAGCTCTGGCTTTTTCCTCATCTCTTCTGGCTCCACCAAGGCAGGCATCGAACTTATTATTTTCAATAGTTTCCAATAGGGTTACAGTTTGTAAACCATTTCTACTGGCATTATATCCCTTTTCTTCTACTACTTTGCCTTCATCAATAGACTTTTGCACAGAACCTACTATTAGCTCAGCACCTAACTCAGCCACAAATTTATCCCTAAACTCAATGGTTTCAGGAAAATTATGACCTGTGTCAATATGCACTAATGGAAAAGGTACTTTCCCTGGGTAAAAAGCTTTTTTAGCCAGGTGAGCTACTGTGATAGAGTCTTTACCGCCTGAAAACAGGATAGCCGGATTTTCAAATTGAGCAGCCACTTCGCGAATAACATATATCGCTTCGGCTTCTAGCTCTCTTAGGTGTGTTAGATTGTAAGCCTTCATTGATTCTTACTAGGTTTTATTTTTGGCAAAATATATTCTAAAAGTTGATCTAAATTATCCTCTACAGAGTGTTCAGCAGTGTAAATTGTAATGCTGGCATTCTGAGGTTCCTCAAAAGGGGAATCAATCCCTGTAAAATTTTTAATTTCTCCTCGTCTGGCTTTTGCATATAAACCCTTCACATCTCTCTTTTCGCATTCTTCTATAGGACAGTTAATAAATAC includes the following:
- a CDS encoding AAA family ATPase codes for the protein MKSYNSDVEAANAFHEAYQKLSAEISKVIIGQDEVVKLLLTSIFCQGHCLLIGVPGLAKTLLIQTISSVLDLKFNRIQFTPDLMPSDILGAETLDKDRNFKFIQGPIFSNIVLADEINRTPPKTQAALLESMQEYAVTIAGKKYDLDRPFFVLATQNPIEQEGTYPLPEAQLDRFMFNVLLDYPAYEKEVDIVKNTTSEIKTTVSHVLSAEEINFFQQLVRKVPVTDNVVEYAVELVHKTRPNSEKATSITNDYLEWGAGPRASQYLVIGAKCNALLNGKYSPDIEDVIAVAKPTLRHRIVRNFKAEADGVSVDNIIDQLIAK
- a CDS encoding 3-hydroxyacyl-CoA dehydrogenase NAD-binding domain-containing protein, encoding MLHAVDDIKTVGIVGAGTMGLGIAQVCAAAGFKTALFDINEEALKDAEKSIISNFNKGIEKGKVTESQKEEALSNLSFITEINDLRADLIIEAVLEKLEVKQKLFQQLEDINSTNTILATNTSSIPITKIASTLAHPERVVGVHFFNPAHIMKLVEVIAGSSTEPHVLDVTKAFVERLDKTPVLAKDSPGFIVNRVARHFYVESLKIIEEGVSDVEGVDRLMEASGFRMGPFRLMDLIGVDTNFSVTQSMYEAFYYNAKFRPNRIQEQKVNAGHNGRKSGKGFYNYE
- a CDS encoding Rieske 2Fe-2S domain-containing protein, coding for MNRYLLLIVVFAFGLFSGCGEEGYQDEMPYSGFPDVYMNLDLPQFNSLSFDGGYYILDEGVRGIIVYRSSATEYHAYEQNCPYHPYEACATVSVHSSGLYIFCPCCQSQFSFDTGNPIGGPSQFPLREYATYLTVRSLTVTDEIL
- the cysD gene encoding sulfate adenylyltransferase subunit CysD, with the translated sequence MKAYNLTHLRELEAEAIYVIREVAAQFENPAILFSGGKDSITVAHLAKKAFYPGKVPFPLVHIDTGHNFPETIEFRDKFVAELGAELIVGSVQKSIDEGKVVEEKGYNASRNGLQTVTLLETIENNKFDACLGGARRDEEKARAKERFFSHRDEFGQWDPKNQRPEIWNIFNGRKQFGENFRVFPISNWTEMDVWQYILQEQIELPPLYFAHERDVFVRDNVIMATCDFIQMKETESAEKKVVRFRTIGDMTCTGAVESSASTLEDIIEEVAAARSTERGTRSDDKRSEAAMEDRKKQGYF
- the cysN gene encoding sulfate adenylyltransferase subunit CysN encodes the protein MSDNNTESKGYLDMELLRFSTAGSVDDGKSTLIGRLLYDSKSIFQDQYEAIEESSRRKGDENVNLALLTDGLRAEREQGITIDVAYRYFATPKRKFIIADTPGHIQYTRNMVTGASTANLALILVDARNGVVEQTYRHTFIASLLGIPHVVFCINKMDLVDYSQDVYNKIKSDIESFSAKLDVKDIRFIPISALKGDNVVNESENMPWHKGGTLLYMLENIHIGSDHNHIDCRFPVQYVIRPQSDKHHDYRGYAGRIAGGVFKPGDDVTVLPSGFSSKIKSIDAYDGELKEAFAPMSVTIQLEDDIDISRGDMIVRENNKPNIGQDVDIMLCWMNDKPMVPNGKYGIKHTTNDARCMVKTIQYKVNVNTLHRIEDDKEIKMNDIARVTLRTTRPLFFDRYSRNRITGSVILIDEATNETVAAGMII
- the pheS gene encoding phenylalanine--tRNA ligase subunit alpha, giving the protein MQEKVDEILAEIGSANASSQDELEQFRMRFISKKSVVGELFAGLKDVPNDQKKAYGMKLNEVKQAAQNKFKELIDQLESSGSEGSEQHGDLSLPPAGAGLGSMHPLTYVRNQIIQIFERIGFNVSDGPEIEDDFHNFTALNFPENHPAREMQDTFFIERNPDMLLRTHTSGVQVRLMANQKPPLRSIMPGRVYRNEAISARAHCVFHQVEGLYVDKNVSFVDLKQTLYHFAKEMFGKDTKVRFRPSYFPFTEPSAEIDISCQICKGDGCQLCKYTGWVEIGGSGMVDPNVLANCDIDPEEYTGFAFGMGVERITQLKFRVNDLRLYTENDVRFLQQFKTLH